Proteins from a single region of Amycolatopsis sp. CA-230715:
- a CDS encoding amidohydrolase family protein → MNHFIITGARVFDGENPLGIVDVEVADGKIARVAGDRPEGVDLVDGTGATVLPGFIDAHTHTDAESLRQALTFGITTEFDMLSIPERMIPVRRKASESSDLADVRSSSIGLTPADGHPHQLRKGEGDPEWPTATRVAEIPAFVEARIDEGADYLKVLVEDGHLFGSSLPSLAPELVAATVREGHARGKMVLAHAMTVDTANQVVGAGVDGLTHLFFDRPHTDELIGKIAAGAFVIPTLSVIASITGASAGASLAKDPRVHPKLTPEWLDNLSGAIATSPRENFGYALEALAALHRAGVDILAGTDAAHLGAPGMAHGASLHDELRLLVMAGLTPTEALRAATSVPARRFGLGDRGRIEPGLRADLVLVAGDPTTAIGDTLSVRRVWRGGAPVSQSPLWT, encoded by the coding sequence GTGAACCACTTCATCATCACCGGCGCCCGCGTCTTCGACGGTGAGAATCCGCTCGGGATCGTCGATGTCGAAGTCGCCGACGGCAAGATCGCGCGCGTCGCGGGCGACCGCCCCGAGGGGGTCGACCTGGTCGACGGCACCGGTGCCACGGTGCTGCCCGGCTTCATCGACGCGCACACGCACACCGACGCCGAATCGCTCCGCCAGGCGCTGACGTTCGGGATCACCACCGAATTCGACATGCTCTCGATCCCGGAGCGGATGATTCCGGTGCGCCGCAAGGCTTCCGAGTCGAGTGACCTGGCCGACGTGCGCTCCTCGTCCATTGGGCTCACGCCCGCGGACGGGCACCCGCACCAGCTCCGGAAAGGGGAGGGCGACCCGGAGTGGCCGACGGCCACGCGCGTGGCCGAGATCCCGGCGTTCGTCGAAGCCAGGATCGACGAGGGCGCCGACTACCTCAAGGTGCTCGTGGAGGACGGCCATCTGTTCGGCTCTTCCCTGCCCAGCCTCGCTCCCGAACTGGTCGCGGCGACCGTTCGCGAGGGCCACGCCCGCGGCAAAATGGTGCTGGCGCACGCGATGACCGTCGACACCGCGAACCAGGTCGTCGGCGCCGGAGTCGACGGGCTCACCCACCTCTTCTTCGACCGGCCGCACACCGACGAGCTGATCGGGAAGATCGCCGCCGGTGCCTTCGTGATTCCCACCCTGTCGGTGATCGCGTCGATCACCGGCGCGAGTGCCGGTGCGTCGCTGGCCAAGGATCCGCGGGTGCATCCGAAGCTGACGCCCGAATGGCTCGACAACCTGTCCGGCGCGATCGCGACGAGTCCACGCGAAAACTTCGGCTACGCCCTCGAAGCGCTCGCAGCCCTGCACCGCGCGGGCGTCGACATTCTCGCGGGCACGGACGCCGCCCACCTCGGCGCACCGGGAATGGCCCACGGCGCCAGCCTGCACGACGAACTGCGGCTCCTGGTGATGGCAGGGTTGACGCCGACGGAAGCATTGCGGGCGGCGACCTCCGTTCCGGCACGCCGGTTCGGCCTCGGCGACCGCGGCCGGATCGAGCCGGGGCTCCGCGCCGACCTCGTGCTGGTCGCCGGTGATCCGACCACGGCCATCGGCGACACGCTCTCGGTCCGGCGCGTATGGCGCGGCGGGGCACCGGTTTCTCAAAGTCCATTGTGGACATAG
- a CDS encoding ATP-binding protein — protein MFSRVAIVNRGEAAMRLIHAVRDLSAETGTRIETVALYTDADRDATFVREADIAYLLGPASARPYLDLAVLERALVDTGADAAWVGWGFVAEDPAFAELCEKTGVTFVGPSAEAMRKLGDKIGAKLIAEEVGVPVAPWSRGEVGTLEDALRAGDHIGYPLMLKATAGGGGRGIRMVASADDLTEAYERTSQEALRAFGSGVVFLERLVTGARHVEVQVISDGGTAWALGVRDCSVQRRNQKIIEESASPVLGPEQAAELKASAERLAVAVGYRGACTVEFLYHPGEKLFAFLEVNTRLQVEHPITEITTGTDLVKLQLHVAGGGKLEGAQPAEGGHAVEARLNAEDPDRDFAPSPGRIARLVLPAGPGIRVDTGVSEGDRIPADFDSMIAKIIAYGRDRDEALARLRRAMAETTVIIEGGATNKSFVLDLLDQPEVIDASADTGWIDRVRAQGRLVSHRHSAIALAAAAIEAYQDEEEVSRQRLLSTAHGGRPQVQHESGRPLDLKLRGVGYRVSVARAGQKRFRVGVSHGSDTHLAEVEIERFDAHSGQIVVNGHRFRLVSATHGPIHLVEVDGVTHRISRDEGGVVRSPAPALVVATPLAVGDEVEAGAPILVLESMKMETVLRAPFRAKVRECPVSVGSQVETAAPLMRLEPLADEEDAGAAEEVAETVEIDLPALPDGGSAAERVERGLQDLRSLLLGFDVDPEDRKRVLSGYLAARAELGGRPLAGELDLLTVFADLSELSRNKPVGDLEGEPGSAVHSPREYFHSYLQSLDVERAGVTEGFQAKLKQVLGHYGVTDLDRTPDLEAAVFRIFLAHQRMSSDVTVVSELLREWLASMPPVESLRERAGLTLEHLVAATQVRFPAVSDLARGVVFAWFGQPLLRRNRARVYADIRKHLRHLDANPDAPDRAERVAEMVRSTEPLVRLLGQRLVRADLDNTIMLEVLTRRYYGNKGLTGVRTADVAGCRFVVAERGGSCLVSAAVSFDALDSAVRGLAELSGQDGIDAIDADIYLAWENQPEDSAAAAAALHEVIGAQALPSQVRRLTATVAGRGGAVMHHHFTFRPDETSKMAEDRLIRGLHPYIAQRMQLERLREFDLTRLPSSDEEVYLFRCVARENQADDRLVAFAQVRDLTELREHDGRLVALPTAEDTIAACLDSIRREQARRPSKKRFSTNRIVVYVWPPSDITRDELEMIAGRVLPTTAGAGLEQIEFIARQRDAATGELTKIAVRVSFDATGGTELTVGEPTAEPVEPIDDYRLKVLRASSRNTVYPYELTGLLGEFTEHDLDEQGVLVPVDRPKGRNSAAIVAGVVTTPTKRHPEGVTRVVLLGDPTKSLGALSEPECSRVIAALDLAERMRVPLEWFALSSGARISMSSGTENMDWVAAALKRIVTFTQDGGEINIVVAGINVGAQPYWNAEATMLMHTKGILVMTPDSTMVLTGKQALDFSGGVSAEDNFGIGGYDRVMGPNGQAQYWAPNLPAARDVLMAHYDHTYVVPGESAPRKAGTTDPVDRDVSPFPHAVVGSDFTCVGEIFSAAHNPDRKKPFDIRTVMRALSDQDHPVLERWAGMADADTSAVQDVHIGGWPVCLVGIESRSVPRRGFPPTDGPDTYTAGTLFPRSSKKTARAISSASGNRPLVVLANLSGFDGSPESLRKLQLEYGAEIGRAIVNFEGPIVFCVISRYHGGAFVVFSKALNPNMTVLAIEGSFASVLGGAPAAAVVFAGDVNNRTATDPRVTELETRASAASGAERAALHAQLAETQASVRAEKLGEVAAEFDRVHSIQRAVEVGSVDAIISAAELRPRIIEAIEHGMKG, from the coding sequence GTGTTCAGTCGTGTCGCCATCGTCAACCGCGGAGAGGCCGCGATGCGGCTCATCCACGCTGTCCGGGACCTTTCGGCGGAAACCGGGACGCGGATCGAGACGGTCGCCCTCTACACCGACGCGGACCGTGACGCGACCTTCGTCCGCGAAGCCGATATCGCCTACCTGCTCGGCCCGGCTTCGGCGCGCCCGTACCTCGACCTCGCGGTGCTGGAGCGCGCGCTGGTGGACACCGGCGCCGACGCCGCGTGGGTCGGCTGGGGCTTCGTCGCCGAGGACCCGGCGTTCGCCGAGCTGTGCGAGAAGACCGGCGTCACCTTCGTCGGCCCGAGCGCGGAAGCGATGCGCAAGCTCGGTGACAAGATCGGCGCGAAGCTGATCGCCGAAGAGGTCGGCGTGCCGGTCGCGCCGTGGAGCCGCGGTGAGGTCGGCACGCTCGAAGACGCGTTGCGCGCCGGAGACCACATCGGCTACCCGCTGATGCTCAAGGCGACCGCGGGCGGCGGCGGGCGCGGTATCCGCATGGTCGCCTCGGCCGACGACCTGACCGAGGCCTACGAGCGCACGAGCCAGGAAGCGTTGCGCGCCTTCGGTTCCGGCGTGGTGTTCCTCGAGCGCCTCGTCACCGGGGCGCGGCACGTCGAGGTCCAGGTGATCTCCGACGGTGGCACGGCGTGGGCGCTGGGCGTGCGCGACTGCTCGGTGCAGCGCCGCAACCAGAAGATCATCGAAGAGTCGGCTTCCCCGGTCCTCGGTCCCGAGCAGGCCGCCGAGCTGAAGGCCTCCGCCGAGCGGCTCGCGGTGGCGGTCGGCTACCGCGGCGCCTGCACCGTCGAGTTCCTGTACCACCCCGGCGAGAAGCTGTTCGCCTTCCTCGAAGTCAACACGCGGCTGCAGGTCGAGCACCCGATCACCGAGATCACCACCGGTACCGACCTGGTCAAGCTGCAGTTGCACGTGGCGGGCGGCGGCAAGCTCGAAGGCGCGCAACCTGCCGAGGGCGGCCACGCCGTCGAAGCGCGGCTCAACGCCGAAGACCCCGACCGCGACTTCGCTCCCTCGCCCGGCCGCATCGCGCGGCTCGTTCTGCCCGCGGGGCCCGGCATCCGCGTCGACACCGGCGTCAGCGAGGGCGACCGCATCCCGGCCGACTTCGACTCGATGATCGCGAAGATCATCGCCTACGGCCGCGACCGCGACGAGGCACTGGCCAGGCTGCGCCGCGCGATGGCCGAAACCACCGTGATCATCGAAGGCGGCGCGACCAACAAGAGCTTCGTGCTCGACCTGCTCGACCAGCCCGAGGTGATCGACGCGAGCGCCGACACCGGCTGGATCGACCGCGTGCGCGCGCAGGGCCGCCTGGTCAGCCACCGGCACTCCGCGATCGCGCTGGCCGCCGCCGCGATCGAGGCCTACCAGGACGAGGAAGAGGTCAGCCGCCAGCGCCTGCTGTCCACCGCGCACGGCGGGCGCCCGCAGGTGCAGCACGAGAGCGGCCGCCCGCTCGACCTCAAGCTCCGCGGCGTCGGCTACCGGGTGAGCGTGGCGCGCGCCGGGCAGAAACGGTTCCGCGTAGGCGTTTCGCACGGTTCGGACACGCACCTCGCCGAGGTCGAGATCGAGCGGTTCGACGCGCACAGCGGCCAGATCGTGGTCAACGGGCACCGCTTCCGGCTGGTGTCGGCCACGCACGGCCCGATCCACCTGGTCGAGGTCGACGGGGTCACGCACCGGATCAGCCGCGACGAAGGCGGTGTCGTCCGCTCGCCCGCGCCCGCGCTGGTGGTGGCGACGCCGTTGGCCGTCGGCGATGAAGTCGAGGCGGGCGCGCCGATCCTGGTGCTGGAGAGCATGAAGATGGAAACGGTGCTGCGCGCGCCGTTCCGCGCCAAGGTCCGCGAATGCCCGGTGTCGGTGGGCAGCCAGGTCGAAACCGCGGCGCCGCTGATGCGCCTGGAGCCCCTCGCCGACGAGGAGGACGCGGGAGCGGCCGAAGAAGTCGCGGAGACCGTCGAGATCGACCTGCCCGCGTTGCCCGACGGCGGTTCGGCGGCCGAGCGGGTCGAGCGCGGCCTGCAGGACCTGCGCAGCCTGCTGCTGGGCTTCGACGTCGACCCGGAGGATCGTAAGCGCGTGCTGTCCGGGTACCTCGCCGCGCGCGCCGAGCTGGGCGGCAGGCCACTGGCAGGCGAGCTGGACCTGCTGACGGTGTTCGCGGACCTGTCGGAACTGAGCCGCAACAAGCCGGTCGGCGATCTCGAAGGCGAGCCGGGCAGCGCGGTGCACAGCCCGCGCGAGTACTTCCACAGCTACCTGCAGAGCCTCGACGTCGAGCGCGCCGGGGTCACCGAAGGGTTCCAGGCCAAGCTGAAGCAGGTGCTCGGGCACTACGGCGTCACCGATCTCGACCGCACGCCGGACCTGGAGGCCGCGGTCTTCCGGATCTTCCTTGCGCACCAAAGGATGTCGTCCGATGTCACGGTGGTCTCGGAACTGCTGCGGGAGTGGCTGGCGAGCATGCCGCCGGTGGAGTCGCTGCGGGAGCGGGCGGGGCTGACGCTGGAGCACCTGGTCGCCGCGACGCAGGTGCGGTTCCCCGCGGTCTCCGATCTCGCGCGCGGCGTGGTGTTCGCGTGGTTCGGCCAGCCGCTGCTGCGCCGCAACCGCGCCCGCGTCTACGCCGACATCCGCAAGCACCTGCGCCACCTCGACGCCAACCCGGACGCGCCGGACCGCGCCGAGCGCGTGGCCGAGATGGTGCGCAGCACCGAACCGCTGGTGCGGCTGCTCGGCCAGCGCCTCGTCCGCGCCGATCTCGACAACACGATCATGCTGGAAGTGCTGACCAGGCGGTACTACGGGAACAAGGGGCTCACCGGGGTCCGCACCGCCGACGTCGCGGGCTGCCGGTTCGTGGTCGCCGAGCGCGGCGGTTCGTGCCTGGTTTCCGCGGCCGTGAGCTTCGACGCGCTGGACAGCGCGGTGCGCGGGCTCGCCGAGCTGAGCGGTCAGGACGGCATCGACGCCATCGACGCCGACATCTACCTCGCCTGGGAGAACCAGCCCGAGGACTCCGCCGCGGCGGCCGCCGCGCTGCACGAGGTCATCGGCGCGCAGGCGCTGCCGAGCCAGGTCCGCAGGCTGACCGCCACCGTCGCGGGCCGCGGCGGCGCGGTGATGCACCACCACTTCACGTTCCGGCCAGACGAGACGTCGAAGATGGCCGAGGACCGGCTGATCCGCGGCCTGCACCCGTACATCGCGCAGCGGATGCAGCTCGAACGGCTGCGCGAGTTCGACCTGACCCGGCTGCCGTCCTCGGACGAGGAGGTCTACCTTTTCCGTTGCGTGGCAAGGGAAAACCAGGCCGACGACCGGCTCGTCGCGTTCGCGCAGGTGCGCGACCTGACCGAACTGCGCGAGCACGACGGCAGGCTCGTCGCGCTGCCGACGGCGGAGGACACCATCGCCGCCTGCCTCGACTCGATCCGCCGCGAGCAGGCGCGTCGCCCGTCGAAGAAGCGCTTCAGCACCAACCGGATCGTGGTCTACGTGTGGCCGCCGAGCGACATCACCCGCGACGAGCTGGAGATGATCGCCGGGCGCGTGCTGCCGACGACCGCGGGTGCCGGGCTGGAGCAGATCGAGTTCATCGCGCGGCAGCGCGACGCCGCGACCGGCGAGCTGACCAAGATCGCCGTGCGCGTCTCCTTCGACGCCACCGGCGGAACCGAGCTGACCGTCGGCGAGCCGACCGCGGAACCGGTCGAGCCGATCGACGACTACCGGCTGAAGGTGCTGCGCGCGAGCAGCCGCAACACGGTCTACCCCTACGAGCTGACCGGCCTGCTCGGCGAGTTCACCGAGCACGACCTCGACGAGCAGGGTGTGCTCGTGCCGGTGGACCGTCCTAAAGGGAGGAACTCGGCCGCGATCGTCGCGGGCGTCGTCACGACACCGACGAAGCGGCACCCCGAAGGCGTCACGCGCGTGGTGCTGCTCGGCGACCCGACGAAGTCGCTCGGTGCGCTGTCGGAGCCGGAATGCTCGCGGGTGATCGCCGCGCTCGACCTCGCCGAGCGGATGCGGGTGCCGCTGGAGTGGTTCGCGCTGTCCTCCGGCGCGCGGATCTCGATGTCGTCCGGTACCGAGAACATGGACTGGGTCGCGGCCGCGCTCAAGCGGATCGTCACGTTCACCCAGGACGGCGGCGAGATCAACATCGTGGTGGCGGGCATCAACGTCGGCGCGCAGCCGTACTGGAACGCCGAGGCCACGATGCTCATGCACACCAAGGGAATCCTGGTGATGACCCCGGATTCGACGATGGTGCTGACCGGGAAGCAGGCGCTGGACTTCTCCGGCGGCGTGTCCGCGGAGGACAACTTCGGCATCGGCGGCTACGACCGCGTGATGGGCCCGAACGGCCAGGCGCAGTACTGGGCGCCGAACCTGCCCGCAGCCCGCGACGTGCTGATGGCGCACTACGACCACACCTACGTCGTGCCGGGCGAGTCGGCGCCGCGGAAGGCGGGCACGACCGACCCGGTCGACCGGGACGTCTCGCCGTTCCCGCACGCCGTCGTCGGCAGCGACTTCACCTGCGTCGGCGAGATCTTCTCGGCAGCGCACAACCCGGACCGCAAGAAGCCGTTCGACATCCGGACCGTGATGCGCGCATTGTCCGATCAGGACCATCCGGTGCTGGAGCGCTGGGCGGGCATGGCCGACGCGGACACCTCGGCGGTGCAGGACGTCCACATCGGAGGGTGGCCGGTCTGCCTCGTCGGCATCGAGTCGCGTTCGGTGCCGCGGCGCGGTTTCCCGCCCACCGACGGCCCCGACACCTACACCGCGGGCACCCTGTTCCCGCGCTCGTCGAAGAAGACCGCGCGGGCGATCAGCTCGGCTTCGGGCAACCGCCCGCTCGTGGTGCTGGCGAACCTGTCCGGGTTCGACGGCTCGCCGGAGTCGCTGCGCAAGCTCCAGCTGGAGTACGGCGCCGAGATCGGCAGGGCGATCGTCAACTTCGAGGGCCCGATCGTGTTCTGCGTGATCTCGCGGTACCACGGCGGCGCGTTCGTGGTGTTCTCCAAGGCGCTCAACCCGAACATGACCGTGCTGGCGATCGAAGGCTCGTTCGCCTCGGTGCTCGGCGGCGCGCCCGCGGCGGCCGTGGTGTTCGCCGGTGACGTCAACAACCGGACCGCGACCGACCCGAGGGTGACCGAGCTCGAAACGCGGGCGTCGGCCGCCAGCGGCGCCGAACGCGCGGCGCTGCACGCCCAGCTCGCCGAAACCCAGGCGAGCGTCCGCGCGGAAAAGCTCGGCGAGGTCGCCGCCGAATTCGACCGCGTGCACAGCATCCAGCGCGCGGTCGAAGTCGGCTCGGTGGACGCGATCATCTCGGCGGCCGAGTTGCGGCCCCGGATCATCGAAGCCATCGAGCACGGCATGAAGGGCTGA
- a CDS encoding EF-hand domain-containing protein has translation MTASDLLTAKIGHGFDYLDADGDGLLTEHDHVVCGQQVAASMGHAPGSDAERRIIDAYLAIWRDLHLPHLPEGTTSITKEQFVASTRSLASDAAAAAATVGALAEAFLAIADTDEDGTVSPAEFLAFQRGHFPGLTQAEADEAFAHLDTDGDGALSTAEFVSAIVEFWSSSDPDAPGNWWMGRPAYSA, from the coding sequence GTGACCGCTTCGGACCTGCTCACCGCGAAGATCGGCCACGGGTTCGACTACCTGGACGCGGATGGGGACGGCCTGCTGACCGAGCACGACCACGTGGTGTGCGGGCAGCAGGTCGCCGCCTCGATGGGGCACGCGCCCGGATCCGACGCCGAGCGCCGGATCATCGACGCGTACCTGGCGATCTGGCGGGACCTGCACCTGCCGCACCTCCCCGAGGGGACGACCTCGATCACCAAGGAGCAGTTCGTGGCGTCCACCCGATCGCTGGCCTCCGACGCGGCCGCGGCGGCGGCCACGGTGGGCGCGCTCGCCGAGGCGTTCCTGGCGATCGCGGACACCGACGAGGACGGCACGGTGAGCCCCGCGGAGTTCCTCGCGTTCCAGCGCGGTCATTTCCCCGGGCTGACCCAGGCCGAAGCCGACGAGGCGTTCGCCCACCTCGACACCGACGGCGACGGCGCGCTGTCCACCGCCGAGTTCGTCAGCGCGATCGTCGAATTCTGGTCGAGCAGCGACCCGGACGCGCCGGGCAACTGGTGGATGGGTCGCCCCGCCTACTCCGCCTGA
- a CDS encoding LLM class flavin-dependent oxidoreductase encodes MGYEILGTRQEPTFGLDTFGDVENGANGQPVSQAEAIRQVVAEGVLADRVGVDYFGVGEHHRAEMAVSSPDVVLASIAGQTERIRLGTAVTVLSSDDPVRVYERFATLDALSGGRAEVTLGRGSFTESFPLFGHSLADYEVLFAEKLDLFTHLQHEKPVSWTGTVRPALDGAQAFPLTESGRLPAWVGVGGTPQSVVRAAAYGLPLVMAVIGGSPERFEPLAELYRRALAESGHEELPISMHSPGHVAATDELAVAQHFPHHQAAFAKIGAERGWGPMSRADYDAMAGPRGALFVGSPETVARKIAWAVRTLGLSRFQLKYGAGALPHEQRLESIRLYGEEVVPRVRELLREP; translated from the coding sequence ATGGGCTACGAGATCCTGGGCACGCGGCAGGAGCCGACCTTCGGCCTGGACACCTTCGGCGACGTCGAGAACGGCGCGAACGGGCAACCGGTGAGCCAGGCCGAGGCGATCAGGCAGGTCGTCGCGGAGGGCGTGCTGGCCGACCGGGTCGGCGTGGACTACTTCGGCGTCGGCGAGCACCACCGCGCGGAGATGGCGGTGTCCTCCCCCGACGTCGTGCTGGCGTCGATCGCGGGGCAGACCGAGCGGATCCGCCTCGGCACCGCGGTGACGGTGCTCAGCTCGGACGACCCGGTGCGGGTGTACGAGCGGTTCGCCACGCTGGACGCGCTGTCCGGCGGCCGCGCCGAAGTCACGCTCGGCCGCGGTTCCTTCACCGAATCCTTCCCGCTGTTCGGCCATTCCCTCGCCGACTACGAGGTGCTGTTCGCCGAGAAGCTGGACCTGTTCACGCACCTGCAGCACGAGAAACCGGTCAGCTGGACCGGAACCGTGCGGCCAGCGCTCGACGGCGCGCAGGCCTTCCCGCTCACCGAATCGGGCAGGCTGCCCGCGTGGGTCGGCGTCGGCGGCACACCGCAGTCGGTGGTCAGGGCGGCCGCCTACGGCCTGCCGCTGGTGATGGCCGTGATCGGCGGGTCGCCGGAGCGCTTCGAACCGCTGGCCGAGCTGTACCGGCGCGCGCTGGCGGAATCGGGGCACGAAGAACTGCCGATCTCCATGCACAGCCCCGGGCACGTCGCCGCGACCGACGAACTCGCGGTGGCACAGCACTTTCCGCACCACCAGGCGGCGTTCGCGAAGATCGGCGCGGAACGCGGCTGGGGCCCGATGTCCCGCGCCGACTACGACGCGATGGCGGGGCCGCGCGGCGCGTTGTTCGTCGGGTCGCCGGAAACCGTCGCGCGGAAGATCGCCTGGGCGGTGCGCACGCTGGGGCTTTCCCGGTTCCAGCTCAAGTACGGCGCCGGCGCGCTCCCGCACGAACAGCGCCTCGAATCGATCCGGCTCTACGGGGAAGAGGTCGTGCCCCGGGTCAGGGAACTGCTCCGCGAGCCGTGA
- a CDS encoding SGNH/GDSL hydrolase family protein: MHRSARFACIAAAAALAFSATPAAADTGLSYVNMGDSYSAGSGIFPLAPGISPLCAQSTKNWGHDLAAAKGYELTDVSCGGATTSHFEKAQYPGTPPQLDALSEKTDVVTLTIGGNDENTFAGAAAACALAAVPTLGQGSPCKTLFGDGFATTIKNKVAPNITRALKAVKAKAPNARVAISGYLQILPPTGGCFPLLPIANGDVPYLHGIQQLLNDSVRNAAEQTGAVYVDVSEVSTGHDACQNGATRWVEPLFGANGLSLIHPNATGEKVMAEQAAKALAGS, encoded by the coding sequence ATGCACCGATCAGCCCGTTTCGCCTGCATCGCGGCGGCGGCCGCACTCGCCTTCTCGGCGACCCCGGCCGCCGCCGACACCGGGCTCAGCTACGTCAACATGGGCGACAGCTACAGCGCGGGGAGCGGGATCTTCCCGCTGGCGCCCGGAATCAGCCCGCTGTGCGCGCAGTCGACCAAGAACTGGGGCCACGACCTCGCGGCCGCCAAGGGGTACGAGCTGACCGACGTGTCCTGCGGCGGCGCGACCACGAGCCACTTCGAAAAGGCGCAGTACCCGGGCACCCCGCCGCAGCTCGACGCGCTGTCGGAGAAGACGGACGTCGTCACCCTGACCATCGGCGGCAACGACGAAAACACCTTCGCCGGTGCCGCCGCGGCGTGCGCGCTGGCCGCGGTCCCCACCCTCGGCCAGGGCAGCCCCTGCAAGACCCTCTTCGGCGACGGTTTCGCCACCACCATCAAGAACAAGGTCGCCCCGAACATCACGCGCGCGCTGAAAGCCGTGAAAGCCAAGGCGCCCAACGCCCGCGTCGCGATCTCGGGGTACCTGCAGATCCTGCCGCCGACGGGTGGGTGCTTCCCGCTGCTCCCGATCGCGAACGGCGACGTGCCCTACCTGCACGGCATCCAGCAGCTGCTCAACGACAGCGTGCGGAACGCGGCCGAGCAGACCGGGGCGGTGTACGTCGACGTCAGCGAGGTGTCCACCGGGCACGACGCCTGCCAGAACGGTGCCACGCGGTGGGTCGAGCCCCTCTTCGGCGCCAACGGGCTCAGCCTGATCCACCCCAACGCCACCGGGGAAAAGGTCATGGCGGAGCAGGCCGCGAAGGCGCTCGCCGGATCGTGA
- a CDS encoding MarR family winged helix-turn-helix transcriptional regulator, with amino-acid sequence MRATGNSSARRHEVTGQDDVEELARAADRLFYAMRRSRAATAGRAASGLSQAQLALLDPLAGAAGKTGLPVGKLAAAAQVSVPTATRMLKQLEADGVVTRRRSPDDERQVVIRTTAAGARTLANMRKALRERQSGALSRFSSRERRVLTAQLHRLADVITETSPP; translated from the coding sequence ATGCGAGCTACGGGCAACTCCTCGGCGCGTCGGCACGAGGTCACCGGCCAGGACGACGTCGAGGAGCTGGCGCGCGCGGCGGATCGGCTCTTCTACGCCATGCGGCGGTCGCGGGCGGCCACCGCGGGACGCGCCGCGAGCGGGCTGTCGCAGGCGCAGCTGGCCCTGCTCGACCCGCTGGCGGGCGCGGCGGGGAAGACGGGGCTGCCGGTCGGCAAGCTCGCCGCGGCCGCGCAGGTCAGCGTGCCCACCGCGACCAGGATGCTCAAGCAGCTGGAAGCCGACGGGGTGGTCACCCGCCGCCGTTCCCCCGACGACGAGCGCCAGGTCGTGATCCGCACGACCGCCGCCGGTGCCCGCACGCTCGCGAACATGCGGAAAGCGTTGCGGGAACGCCAATCCGGCGCGCTGTCGCGGTTCAGCTCTCGGGAACGCCGGGTGCTGACCGCCCAGCTGCACCGGCTGGCCGACGTCATCACCGAAACCTCCCCGCCGTAA
- a CDS encoding amidohydrolase family protein, whose protein sequence is MNSVDRIDVHQHIVPPVWAAALAARGQNSGGWAIPGWSAGSAIAMMDRHGISTGVLSVTAPGVHFDGNDDPRALARAVNEYSAEVVKDRPDRFGHFASVPLPDVDAAVAEATYALDTLGADGVVLMSNARARYLGDPGFAPLWAELDRRRAVVFVHPAQPPMPRLPGTPAPLADYVFDTTRTALNLVLAGVPDRYPGARVVLSHGGGFLPYAAYRFAGLTATVVDPGRDAEQILRGLKWFYFDTALSASPSALPALLAFAAPGHVLYGSDWPFAPKDAGAYYNRFLESYPDFLPGQADAIARHSAEALFPRLASIATGAG, encoded by the coding sequence ATGAACTCGGTCGACCGCATCGACGTCCACCAGCACATCGTCCCGCCGGTATGGGCCGCCGCGCTGGCCGCGCGCGGCCAGAACTCCGGCGGCTGGGCCATTCCCGGGTGGAGCGCGGGCAGCGCCATCGCGATGATGGACCGCCACGGCATCTCCACCGGTGTCCTGTCGGTGACCGCGCCCGGTGTCCACTTCGACGGGAACGACGACCCCCGCGCGCTGGCCCGCGCGGTCAACGAATACAGCGCGGAGGTCGTCAAGGACCGGCCCGATCGCTTCGGCCACTTCGCGAGCGTCCCGCTGCCCGATGTCGACGCCGCCGTCGCCGAAGCCACGTACGCGCTGGACACCCTCGGCGCCGACGGTGTCGTCCTGATGTCCAACGCGCGCGCCCGCTACCTCGGCGACCCCGGTTTCGCACCGCTGTGGGCCGAACTCGACCGCCGCCGGGCCGTCGTGTTCGTGCACCCGGCCCAGCCGCCGATGCCGCGGCTGCCCGGCACGCCCGCCCCGCTCGCCGACTACGTCTTCGACACCACGCGGACCGCGTTGAACCTCGTGCTCGCCGGCGTGCCCGACCGGTACCCTGGCGCGCGGGTCGTGCTGTCGCACGGCGGCGGTTTCCTGCCCTACGCGGCGTACCGGTTCGCCGGTCTCACCGCGACGGTGGTGGACCCCGGACGCGACGCGGAGCAGATCCTGCGGGGCCTGAAGTGGTTCTACTTCGACACCGCGCTGTCCGCCAGCCCCAGCGCGCTGCCCGCCCTGCTCGCCTTCGCCGCACCGGGACACGTGCTCTACGGCAGCGACTGGCCGTTCGCGCCGAAGGACGCGGGCGCGTACTACAACCGGTTCCTCGAGTCCTATCCGGACTTCCTGCCGGGACAGGCCGACGCGATAGCCAGGCACAGCGCCGAAGCGCTCTTCCCCCGCCTCGCGTCGATCGCTACCGGGGCGGGTTGA